The proteins below come from a single Nocardioides eburneiflavus genomic window:
- a CDS encoding IS30 family transposase, whose translation MPGVRLTADQRLVIERAYLAGLPQATIAALVGKHPSTISRELRRAGSFGTRSPRARTARDRGRGYRMKYSAKWSQREAARKARRPKARRLDHAPLRDKVWELLRDDWSPEQIAAMLPVLFPRDQRMRVSHETIYQSLFVQTKGELKRELTAHLRSRRQRRKAQTGGAKRVTLGITDDIRISQRPAEVEDRAVPGHWEGDLLLGGTGKGAVLTLVERSSRFVLLAPLPGQHRADQARWTLNEMIATLPLELRKSITWDRGSEMAQHAQFSIESGIPIYFCDPYSPWQRGTNENTNGLLRQYWPKGADLRRLTMAECDRVALKLNTRPRKTLEWQTPGQALNQRLVATTG comes from the coding sequence GTGCCGGGAGTGAGGTTGACCGCTGATCAGCGGTTGGTGATTGAGCGGGCGTACTTGGCGGGGCTGCCGCAGGCGACGATTGCGGCGTTGGTGGGCAAGCATCCCTCGACGATCTCGAGGGAGCTACGTCGGGCAGGCTCGTTCGGCACGCGGTCACCGCGTGCTCGCACGGCACGTGATCGGGGGCGGGGGTATCGGATGAAGTACTCCGCGAAGTGGTCCCAGCGGGAGGCCGCCAGGAAGGCGCGCCGGCCCAAGGCGCGACGGCTCGACCACGCCCCGTTGCGGGACAAGGTGTGGGAGCTGTTGCGAGACGACTGGTCGCCCGAACAGATCGCGGCGATGCTGCCGGTGTTGTTCCCACGCGATCAGAGGATGCGGGTGTCGCACGAGACGATCTACCAGTCGCTGTTCGTCCAGACCAAGGGCGAGCTCAAGCGGGAGCTGACCGCGCACCTGCGCAGCCGCCGGCAGCGACGCAAGGCCCAGACCGGTGGGGCGAAACGGGTCACGCTCGGGATCACCGACGACATCAGGATCTCGCAGCGTCCGGCCGAGGTCGAGGACCGGGCTGTGCCCGGGCACTGGGAGGGCGACCTCCTCCTCGGCGGCACCGGCAAGGGCGCAGTGCTCACGCTGGTCGAACGGTCATCGAGGTTCGTGCTCCTCGCGCCGCTGCCGGGCCAGCACCGCGCCGACCAGGCCCGGTGGACGTTGAACGAGATGATTGCGACCCTGCCGCTGGAGCTGCGCAAGTCGATCACGTGGGACCGAGGCAGTGAGATGGCTCAGCACGCCCAGTTCAGCATCGAGTCCGGGATCCCGATCTACTTCTGCGACCCGTACTCGCCCTGGCAGCGCGGCACCAACGAGAACACCAACGGTCTGCTGCGCCAGTACTGGCCCAAGGGCGCAGACCTACGACGCCTCACCATGGCCGAGTGCGATCGAGTCGCACTGAAGCTGAACACCAGGCCCCGCAAGACCCTCGAGTGGCAGACTCCCGGGCAGGCCCTCAATCAAAGGCTCGTTGCAACAACCGGTTGA
- a CDS encoding MFS transporter, which produces MSTTTTEPRERILSPAYAATTIAMFALIAFAAFEAMAVTTVMPTVARDLGGLDLYALAFAAPLASGVVGMVAAGMWSDRTGPVVPLLASLALFSAGLLVCGLAPSMEVLLVGRVLQGLGSGAMVVGLYVIVGLVFPAALRPAVFASFAAAWVLPSLFGPGLAALVTDVWSWRWVFLGIVGLVVVALVLLAPALRGLEPHTEGVTTPSVRLWWAVLGAVAVLVLELVGSASGVTALGALVALAGVWVSLGRLLPPGSRTLRRGLPAVIATRGLLAATFFCAEAYLVYVLQEHWDLSPGRAGIALTCVGVVWATSSQVQARLGERLSHTRAMLVGTVLVLTGLAVLAALVLAHDLGARPSAVLPAAAYVLAGAGMGFAYPRTGVAMLEASTDRDRGFNSSALTVADSLGAALALSVAGAAFAAAERQDLDPFLTVFAFAAVAAVLGVLAASRTRTA; this is translated from the coding sequence GTGAGCACGACCACGACCGAGCCGCGCGAGCGGATCCTCTCCCCCGCCTATGCCGCGACGACGATCGCGATGTTCGCCCTGATCGCCTTCGCCGCCTTCGAGGCGATGGCCGTCACCACGGTGATGCCGACGGTCGCGCGCGACCTCGGCGGGCTCGACCTGTACGCCCTCGCGTTCGCCGCGCCGCTCGCGAGCGGGGTCGTCGGCATGGTCGCCGCCGGCATGTGGAGCGACCGCACCGGTCCGGTGGTGCCGCTGCTGGCGTCACTGGCGCTGTTCTCCGCCGGCCTGCTGGTGTGCGGCCTCGCGCCGTCGATGGAGGTGCTGCTGGTCGGGCGGGTGCTGCAGGGCCTGGGCAGCGGCGCGATGGTCGTCGGCCTCTACGTGATCGTCGGTCTGGTCTTCCCCGCGGCGCTGCGGCCGGCGGTCTTCGCGTCGTTCGCCGCGGCCTGGGTGCTGCCGTCGCTCTTCGGCCCGGGGCTCGCGGCGCTGGTCACGGACGTGTGGTCGTGGCGCTGGGTCTTCCTCGGCATCGTCGGCCTCGTGGTCGTCGCGCTCGTGCTGCTCGCCCCGGCGTTGCGCGGGCTCGAGCCGCACACGGAGGGCGTGACGACCCCGTCCGTACGGCTGTGGTGGGCCGTGCTCGGCGCGGTGGCCGTGCTGGTGCTGGAGCTCGTCGGCTCGGCGAGCGGCGTGACCGCCCTCGGTGCGCTGGTGGCGCTGGCTGGGGTGTGGGTCTCGCTCGGCCGGCTGCTGCCGCCCGGCAGCCGTACGCTCCGCCGCGGCCTCCCGGCCGTGATCGCCACGCGCGGGCTCCTGGCCGCGACCTTCTTCTGCGCCGAGGCCTACCTCGTCTACGTCCTGCAGGAGCACTGGGACCTGTCACCCGGCCGCGCCGGCATCGCGCTGACCTGCGTGGGGGTGGTGTGGGCCACCTCGAGCCAGGTGCAGGCCCGGCTCGGCGAGCGGCTCTCGCACACCCGCGCGATGCTGGTCGGCACCGTCCTGGTGCTCACCGGCCTGGCCGTGCTCGCCGCACTCGTCCTCGCCCACGACCTCGGCGCGCGGCCGTCCGCCGTGCTCCCGGCAGCGGCGTACGTGCTGGCCGGCGCGGGCATGGGCTTCGCCTACCCGCGCACCGGGGTGGCGATGCTCGAGGCGTCGACCGACCGCGACCGGGGCTTCAACTCCTCCGCCCTGACGGTGGCCGACTCGCTCGGCGCCGCATTGGCGCTGTCCGTGGCCGGAGCCGCGTTCGCGGCCGCGGAGCGGCAGGACCTCGACCCGTTCCTGACGGTCTTCGCCTTCGCGGCCGTCGCGGCGGTGCTCGGGGTGCTGGCGGCGTCGCGGACGCGTACGGCCTGA
- a CDS encoding VOC family protein, with translation MDMKLELVMVPVTDVDRAKEFYERVGFVVDHDQTVSDDVRFVQLTPPGSACSIAIGRGLTRMEPGSLDNLQMVVADADATHADLVARGIEVSDVDELAWGRFVFFADPDGNGWSLQQLPDWSAGASGVE, from the coding sequence ATGGACATGAAGCTCGAGCTGGTGATGGTGCCCGTGACCGACGTCGACCGGGCCAAGGAGTTCTACGAGAGGGTCGGCTTCGTCGTCGACCACGACCAGACCGTCAGCGACGACGTGCGGTTCGTGCAGCTCACCCCACCGGGTTCGGCCTGTTCGATCGCGATCGGCCGCGGCCTGACCCGCATGGAGCCGGGCTCGCTCGACAACCTGCAGATGGTCGTCGCGGACGCCGACGCGACCCACGCCGACCTCGTGGCCCGCGGCATCGAGGTCAGCGACGTGGACGAGCTCGCCTGGGGCCGGTTCGTCTTCTTCGCCGACCCCGACGGCAACGGCTGGTCCCTCCAGCAGCTCCCGGACTGGTCAGCGGGCGCCTCGGGGGTCGAGTAG
- a CDS encoding alkene reductase — translation MSRAFEPLAVGPWTLPQRFVMAPLTRNRAGEGNAPTALNAEYYAQRAGAGLIVTEGTAPSHVGQGYLDVPGLYTDAQVAGWRQVADAVHARDGVIVAQLMHAGRIAHADNKDGVETIAPSAVQAPGEMITESGPKPHDLPRAPETDEVAGLVADFVTAARNAVAAGLDGVEVHAANGYLLHQFLDPTVNLRDDVYGGTPENRARLVIEVVTAVADAIGAERVGLRLSPGHRFNGIGEEVGADLTATYRAVVDAVAPLGLAYLSLLASPLEPLEALVRDLRERFDGVVLLNDGFGDLTSLDSVEQLLATGLADAVVVGRQFLANPDLVERWRVGAELNAPNPDTFYGGGAEGYTDYPTLEQAS, via the coding sequence ATGTCCCGTGCATTCGAGCCCCTCGCCGTCGGCCCCTGGACGCTCCCGCAGCGCTTCGTGATGGCCCCGCTGACCCGCAACCGTGCCGGTGAGGGCAACGCCCCGACCGCCCTCAACGCGGAGTACTACGCACAGCGTGCCGGCGCCGGGCTGATCGTGACCGAGGGGACCGCGCCCAGCCACGTCGGCCAGGGCTACCTCGACGTGCCCGGCCTCTACACCGACGCGCAGGTCGCCGGCTGGCGCCAGGTTGCCGACGCTGTGCACGCCCGCGACGGCGTGATCGTCGCGCAGCTGATGCACGCCGGCCGGATCGCCCACGCCGACAACAAGGACGGCGTCGAGACGATCGCGCCGAGCGCGGTCCAGGCTCCCGGCGAGATGATCACCGAGTCCGGGCCGAAGCCCCACGACCTGCCGCGCGCCCCGGAGACCGACGAGGTCGCCGGCCTGGTCGCCGACTTCGTCACCGCAGCCCGCAACGCCGTCGCCGCCGGCCTCGACGGCGTCGAGGTGCACGCCGCCAACGGCTACCTGCTGCACCAGTTCCTCGACCCGACGGTCAACCTGCGCGACGACGTCTACGGCGGGACCCCGGAGAACCGTGCCCGTCTCGTCATCGAGGTCGTCACCGCCGTCGCCGACGCGATCGGGGCCGAGCGGGTCGGCCTGCGGCTGAGCCCGGGCCACCGGTTCAACGGCATCGGCGAGGAGGTCGGCGCCGACCTCACGGCCACCTACCGCGCCGTGGTCGACGCCGTCGCGCCGCTCGGCCTGGCCTACCTGAGCCTGCTCGCCAGCCCGCTCGAGCCGCTCGAGGCGCTGGTCCGGGACCTGCGCGAGCGCTTCGACGGCGTGGTGCTCCTCAACGACGGCTTCGGCGACCTCACCTCCCTCGACTCGGTCGAGCAGCTCCTCGCCACCGGGCTCGCCGACGCGGTCGTCGTGGGTCGTCAGTTCCTCGCCAACCCAGACCTCGTCGAGCGCTGGCGGGTCGGGGCGGAGCTCAACGCGCCGAACCCCGACACGTTCTACGGCGGCGGCGCGGAGGGCTACACCGACTACCCCACCCTGGAGCAGGCCTCCTGA
- a CDS encoding HNH endonuclease signature motif containing protein — protein sequence MPAWRARLVADTTIHSSPALTREAAGFVDAQVAAVAGRVGSAQLDRLVAETIRRYDLATADPAADPEDGYLHVDPRHVTVDTEDVHYAGTLRIEAEVDIADALDLDRALAHKAETLKALGSLLPLDARRAKALGELARTQTALELLTGGPGTDRASGPDPDTRRQDRVNPDTDTDTDADADGDDPRLPAARAVVIHAHFDASVSGDTTVFGPTGRMENGHRLVLLEQVQSWCADTRTEVTITPVIDLNTTLTAQTRKVPATIREQVILRDRTCVFPFCSRPARRCDVDHVILWDDDAEAEGRPQPGPTTTSNLACLCRFHHRLKTHSPWRYEMTTPGVFAWTSPHGHRYRRDHTGTTDIQPLAPERSTAPPGIPRPRRR from the coding sequence GTGCCCGCCTGGCGGGCGAGGCTCGTCGCGGACACCACGATCCACTCCTCGCCCGCGTTGACTCGTGAGGCGGCGGGGTTCGTCGACGCGCAGGTCGCCGCCGTCGCCGGACGGGTCGGGTCCGCGCAGCTCGACCGGCTCGTCGCGGAGACGATCAGGCGCTACGACCTCGCGACCGCCGACCCGGCCGCGGACCCGGAGGACGGCTACCTGCACGTCGACCCGCGTCACGTCACCGTGGACACCGAGGACGTGCACTACGCCGGCACCCTGCGGATCGAGGCCGAGGTCGACATCGCCGACGCCCTCGACCTCGACCGCGCCCTCGCCCACAAGGCCGAGACCCTGAAGGCCCTCGGATCGCTGCTGCCGCTCGACGCCCGCCGGGCGAAGGCCCTCGGGGAGCTGGCACGGACCCAGACGGCGCTCGAGCTCCTGACCGGGGGGCCGGGAACGGACCGCGCCAGCGGGCCGGACCCGGACACCCGGAGACAGGACCGGGTGAACCCCGACACCGACACCGACACCGACGCCGATGCCGATGGCGACGACCCGCGCCTGCCGGCCGCCCGCGCGGTCGTGATCCACGCCCACTTCGACGCCTCCGTCTCCGGCGACACCACGGTGTTCGGGCCCACCGGGCGGATGGAGAACGGCCACCGCCTGGTCCTGCTCGAGCAGGTCCAGTCCTGGTGCGCCGACACCCGCACCGAGGTCACCATCACGCCCGTCATCGACCTCAACACCACGCTGACCGCGCAGACGCGGAAGGTCCCGGCAACGATCCGCGAGCAAGTGATCCTGAGGGATCGCACGTGCGTGTTCCCGTTCTGCTCCCGCCCGGCCAGGCGCTGCGACGTCGACCACGTCATCCTGTGGGACGACGACGCCGAGGCCGAGGGCAGACCGCAACCAGGTCCGACGACCACGAGCAACCTCGCCTGCCTGTGCCGGTTCCACCACCGCCTCAAGACCCACTCACCCTGGCGCTACGAGATGACCACCCCAGGAGTGTTCGCGTGGACCTCACCCCACGGGCACCGCTACCGCCGCGACCACACCGGCACCACCGACATCCAGCCGCTCGCCCCGGAGAGGTCGACGGCTCCGCCCGGCATTCCACGACCACGCCGACGATGA
- a CDS encoding AAA family ATPase yields the protein MDDARRCGWLMPEVDAVDRTVDLPLGVARIYTFDDHAGDPRGGDPAFGRSARTARSASATMSRPLGVEVRTTPPVLFLTVGLPGTGKTTEARRIEVEQNALRLTKDEWIKALYGLTNPPAASDVIEGRLIEIGLRALQLGINVVIDYGLWGRDERSALRKAAADLGATVQMRYFDLTPAEQRRRIDRRQAAEPHTTWHMTDEELATWSATIRVPTPGELDGSEPIDEPPAGFASWDQWRGHRRPASIS from the coding sequence GTGGACGACGCCAGGAGGTGCGGGTGGCTGATGCCAGAAGTGGACGCGGTAGACCGGACGGTCGACCTCCCACTGGGTGTCGCGAGGATCTACACCTTCGATGATCACGCGGGCGACCCTAGGGGCGGTGATCCGGCCTTCGGCAGATCCGCGCGCACCGCACGGTCGGCGTCAGCGACGATGAGTCGACCCCTCGGAGTGGAGGTGAGGACGACGCCACCAGTTCTGTTCCTGACAGTAGGACTGCCAGGTACCGGAAAGACCACAGAGGCACGGCGCATCGAAGTCGAGCAGAACGCCCTTCGCCTCACGAAGGACGAGTGGATCAAGGCCCTCTACGGGCTGACGAACCCGCCGGCGGCCTCGGACGTCATCGAAGGACGGCTCATCGAGATCGGGTTGCGCGCTCTGCAGCTTGGCATCAACGTCGTCATCGACTACGGCCTCTGGGGTCGTGATGAGCGCTCCGCGCTACGGAAGGCAGCAGCGGACCTCGGAGCGACGGTGCAGATGCGCTACTTCGACCTGACACCGGCCGAGCAACGACGTCGGATTGACCGGCGTCAAGCCGCAGAACCGCACACGACCTGGCACATGACCGACGAGGAGCTCGCCACATGGTCTGCCACCATCCGCGTCCCCACGCCAGGCGAGCTGGACGGCAGTGAACCCATCGACGAGCCACCGGCAGGGTTCGCGTCATGGGACCAGTGGCGCGGCCATCGCCGGCCGGCGTCGATCTCCTAG